One window from the genome of Planctomycetota bacterium encodes:
- a CDS encoding HAMP domain-containing sensor histidine kinase has protein sequence MHETLTSSDNPPVMREVSAADRVDELGRIILAYSEITERLEASQDQLRQRVERLQAELGEKNRQLEQRNRLAALGEMAAGMAHELRNPLGGITLYTDLLGAEVVEQPSASAFVGKIGQAVRRLERIVDRTLRFAGNVTARRQVCDVVPIVREAVDLAGGATIDAPPSLVADVDPDLLCQAVLNLVRNANEVADAVRVSVSDGLEITVRDNGPGFPAEMLDRAFEPFVTTKLDGTGLGLAIVARIAEAHDGTSTARNDNGAIVTIELPSESTG, from the coding sequence ATGCACGAGACGCTCACGTCGTCCGACAATCCGCCGGTGATGCGCGAGGTATCCGCTGCGGACCGGGTCGATGAGCTCGGCCGGATCATCCTGGCCTACTCCGAGATCACCGAACGGCTCGAAGCATCGCAGGACCAACTCCGCCAGCGGGTCGAGCGCCTGCAAGCCGAACTCGGTGAGAAGAACCGCCAACTCGAACAACGCAACCGCCTGGCCGCGCTCGGCGAGATGGCGGCGGGCATGGCTCACGAGCTACGCAATCCGCTGGGCGGCATCACGCTCTACACCGACCTGCTCGGCGCGGAGGTCGTTGAGCAACCCTCGGCGTCGGCGTTCGTCGGGAAGATCGGACAGGCCGTCCGTCGGCTCGAACGCATCGTCGATCGCACGCTCCGTTTTGCCGGCAACGTGACCGCCCGCCGGCAGGTGTGCGATGTCGTGCCCATCGTCCGCGAGGCCGTCGACCTGGCCGGCGGCGCGACCATCGACGCGCCACCGTCTCTTGTTGCCGACGTTGATCCAGACTTGCTCTGCCAAGCCGTCCTGAACCTCGTACGCAACGCCAACGAGGTCGCCGACGCCGTGCGTGTCTCGGTGAGCGATGGACTGGAAATCACCGTCCGTGACAACGGCCCAGGGTTTCCGGCCGAGATGCTCGACCGTGCGTTCGAGCCGTTCGTCACGACCAAGCTCGACGGCACCGGCCTCGGCCTTGCCATCGTCGCTCGCATCGCCGAGGCCCACGATGGCACCTCGACCGCCCGCAACGACAACGGGGCGATCGTCACGATCGAACTGCCGAGCGAATCCACGGGTTAG
- a CDS encoding DEAD/DEAH box helicase family protein yields the protein MNGVTEKFDLPAGFEPRDYQQRIVANALAHFDGTGTSVLVESPTGSGKTVMGLLIAKAIQEARGFRVGWCAMRRNLLSQVQRENARGFGVDLVPISMFDKRPPSVDMLVIDEAQHDGALSMANLHGQIKPKLILGLSATPFRTDRVRLCFEKTLRDAGIERLIDDGYLAPYHHYALDSHEPERVAEVYAGDQERWGRALIFFHTRKQCEACQARMQALGVRSEVVTAQTDRERQIADFEAGRLDVLINMLLLIEGFDCPSLQTVFCRASGKLPTIQMAGRVLRKHPGIPHKNIVQPTATKWPFPRTAAPREQYLWTDGEWRAVMPNDRLDQICNRMQGLLAHLEPQLPKYIIDRPQPAVDNRQRWARMLNGAF from the coding sequence GTGAACGGAGTCACCGAAAAGTTCGATTTGCCGGCCGGTTTCGAGCCGCGCGACTACCAGCAACGGATCGTTGCCAACGCGCTGGCGCACTTCGACGGCACCGGCACGTCGGTGCTCGTCGAATCGCCGACGGGGTCGGGCAAGACCGTCATGGGCCTGCTCATTGCGAAGGCGATTCAAGAGGCGCGTGGCTTCCGTGTCGGCTGGTGCGCCATGCGACGGAACCTGCTCAGTCAGGTCCAGCGTGAAAATGCCCGCGGTTTCGGCGTCGACCTCGTGCCCATCAGCATGTTCGACAAACGCCCGCCGAGCGTTGACATGCTCGTCATCGACGAAGCCCAACACGACGGTGCGCTCTCGATGGCGAACCTGCACGGGCAGATCAAACCGAAGCTCATCCTCGGCCTTTCCGCGACACCCTTCCGCACCGACCGCGTCCGGCTCTGCTTCGAGAAGACCCTCCGCGACGCGGGCATCGAACGACTCATCGACGACGGGTATCTCGCGCCGTACCACCACTACGCACTGGACTCGCACGAACCCGAGCGTGTTGCCGAGGTGTATGCCGGTGACCAAGAGCGCTGGGGCAGGGCTCTGATCTTCTTCCACACCCGCAAGCAGTGCGAGGCATGCCAGGCACGGATGCAGGCCCTTGGCGTGCGCAGCGAAGTCGTCACCGCTCAGACCGATCGCGAACGCCAGATCGCCGACTTCGAAGCGGGTCGGCTCGACGTGCTGATCAACATGCTGTTGCTGATCGAGGGGTTCGACTGCCCGTCGCTGCAGACGGTGTTCTGCCGGGCGAGCGGGAAGCTTCCGACAATCCAGATGGCCGGGCGTGTACTGCGGAAACATCCCGGCATCCCGCACAAGAACATCGTGCAGCCGACCGCGACGAAGTGGCCCTTCCCCCGCACCGCCGCCCCGCGTGAGCAGTACCTCTGGACCGACGGCGAGTGGCGGGCCGTCATGCCCAACGACCGCCTCGACCAGATCTGCAACCGCATGCAAGGCTTGCTGGCCCACCTCGAACCGCAGCTACCCAAGTACATCATCGACCGCCCACAACCGGCGGTGGACAACCGTCAACGCTGGGCGCGGATGCTCAACGGGGCGTTTTGA
- a CDS encoding DUF932 domain-containing protein, producing MSLIEELKINIEYRPANLGGLEVVPAEEPIDASPTYRAAVKPQPKIAIDGETFDATGRFWSSLFHRFGLTGNVFRYFDYDEVFQRVVESSPDDRLRLCVERSEDRQPRLLAVSNPKRGLLGFDDSAELVKQNHGQRLRYHDGTLTSEHTPHSGNFGFDIGGDTFHNRFVCEIPVDGFGQPRIYLSLLRQVCDNGMVGYSRAFRSYIRVGNDAHHTLARALGQFDSDEGFAAIRQRFESAQRSWASVREVMQLRQTLTRCRRIGDELTSTFIHVLDKTAGDLHGLYGVANLDNLSVKRQRILPARCRVYDLLNLASEIATHQTDSKGALALNAYIGTLISDEYDLEGTAEKVPDFQDLFLDLN from the coding sequence ATGTCGCTCATCGAAGAGTTGAAGATCAATATCGAGTATCGCCCGGCCAACCTTGGCGGGCTGGAGGTCGTGCCGGCCGAGGAGCCGATCGATGCGTCGCCGACGTACCGGGCGGCGGTGAAGCCGCAGCCGAAAATCGCGATCGATGGCGAGACCTTCGACGCGACCGGGCGGTTCTGGTCGTCGCTGTTCCACCGCTTCGGGCTGACGGGCAATGTGTTCCGCTACTTCGACTACGACGAGGTGTTTCAACGCGTGGTCGAGTCGAGCCCGGACGATCGGCTGCGGCTTTGCGTCGAGCGCAGCGAGGATCGCCAGCCACGGCTCCTCGCGGTTTCCAACCCCAAGCGCGGCCTGCTCGGCTTCGACGACTCGGCCGAGCTCGTCAAGCAGAACCACGGGCAACGCCTGCGTTACCACGACGGCACCCTCACCTCCGAACACACGCCCCACTCGGGCAACTTCGGCTTCGACATCGGCGGCGACACGTTCCACAACCGCTTCGTCTGCGAGATCCCAGTCGACGGCTTCGGCCAGCCGCGCATCTACCTGTCGCTTCTGCGTCAGGTCTGCGACAACGGCATGGTCGGCTACTCGCGGGCCTTCCGCTCCTACATCCGCGTCGGCAACGACGCGCACCACACCCTTGCCCGTGCACTGGGCCAGTTTGATTCAGACGAGGGATTTGCCGCGATTCGCCAGCGATTTGAGTCGGCCCAGCGGTCGTGGGCGTCGGTCCGCGAAGTCATGCAGCTACGCCAGACGCTCACGCGATGCCGACGCATCGGCGACGAACTAACCAGCACGTTCATCCACGTGCTCGACAAAACAGCAGGCGACCTCCACGGGCTCTACGGCGTGGCCAACCTCGACAACCTCAGCGTCAAGCGCCAGCGCATCCTCCCGGCCCGCTGCCGTGTGTACGACCTGCTCAACCTCGCCAGCGAAATCGCCACCCACCAGACCGACAGCAAGGGCGCCCTCGCCCTCAACGCCTACATCGGCACGCTCATCAGCGACGAGTACGACCTGGAAGGCACGGCGGAGAAGGTGCCGGACTTCCAGGATCTGTTCCTCGATCTGAACTGA
- a CDS encoding helix-turn-helix transcriptional regulator translates to MAEDDPIFLTDDEDEQRRLLAKVLKEATSTKDVRTVAAAIAAQSALRQGKPNPPAADAEPDVPMPDLSPRLRETLLLLLRGEGEKQIALAMGISPHTVHVHVKNLYKKFDVATRGELLAKFVKLPKSVSEPAPGEDSV, encoded by the coding sequence TTGGCCGAGGATGATCCCATCTTTCTGACCGACGACGAGGACGAGCAACGCCGATTGCTCGCGAAAGTCCTCAAGGAAGCGACCAGTACGAAGGACGTGCGCACCGTCGCGGCGGCGATCGCGGCGCAGTCGGCGCTGCGCCAGGGCAAGCCCAACCCGCCGGCGGCTGATGCCGAGCCGGACGTGCCGATGCCCGACCTGTCGCCGCGGCTGCGCGAGACATTGCTGCTGCTCCTACGCGGCGAAGGTGAGAAGCAGATCGCGCTCGCCATGGGCATCTCTCCACACACCGTCCACGTCCACGTCAAGAACCTCTACAAGAAGTTCGACGTCGCCACCCGTGGCGAACTTCTTGCCAAGTTCGTCAAGCTGCCGAAATCCGTTTCAGAACCGGCGCCCGGCGAAGATTCCGTTTGA